Genomic segment of Arachis stenosperma cultivar V10309 chromosome 4, arast.V10309.gnm1.PFL2, whole genome shotgun sequence:
GCCACTGGAGTCTCCTCCTCACTATCCCCTGATATGTGATCGGGATCATCGTCCGAATCATCTTCCCGCATCGCGTCCTCACATAATCCGACTCACCACCACGAAAAAGACCAGTAATCAAATTAGGTGACCTAGCTGCCAGTGCTAGAACAAGTGAAGGTACAGCTAGGAGACAACCAGGTGCAACGACAGGCATTGAAGTAGAAGCACCTCCCACCGTCGTCGACTGAGGATTTGGCGCTGAAGCCTCGGAAGTGTCCACACGGTCTTCCAACTTGGCAAACAACTTCTGTATTCTCACCTCCGGAAAACTCCGCCAACAATGAAACAAGACCCCCATGTCTTCAACTCACCTTATGACAAATGTTTCATACTGCACATCACTTGACACAACCGCCATCGGAATCTTGTAGAACACCTTCTTCACCAACTTGGCCCCACACAACCTTGCCTTCTATAATATGTTCCTCTTCAGATCCGACAAAGTATCATTCGAACGGATAAAAATGCTCAGCGATTCTTTATCAGTGAACTTAACACCATGcctattacttttttttattttaccagAGCAGTGGACTAGAACCAACAAGCTCTCCTCACTATCCATTTGTGAAAGTGTGAAAATGACTCTCCTCAAATATCCCACTCCCTATCTTGCTTGGTATTTATAAGCAAAATTGACAAAGCATAAACCGCTAGACCGCTGTAACGGTTTATGCACGTCTGCAAAACACACATAAACCGCGACACCCCCTACCGCGGATTATGTGAAGTTTTTCTTCCAACGTAATCTGTGACACCCCTGTAGCGAATTACATGCATTTGTAAACCACGATAACCCTGTCGCAGTTTACATAGTTTATGGAAAAAAATGCATTTCGGTATCCACTTttcaaaatgtgtattatggTAATATTGATGGCCAATTTATTTAATTCAGTAAATTGCCCTAATATAAAATCCACTATATTGATGTGACAAATACCAATAGAATAGAACAAATTACTAATTTTGTTTTGTAGTTTTTTAGTTATCTACAGTATCTTTCAACCCGACAAGTCAAGAATTTATCTATTGTAGTTGGAACGATTTACTGCTAACCAATAGATTATTGTATGCACTAGACGAGATTTGAATTCCAAAACTTATTTAAACagactaataaattaattattagacaaaatcaaattgatttttgctcaagtcttGAAGGAAGTTCGTAAaagctttatttatttatttttttcataaccTGAAGATGTGACTTATATAGTTTGCTCATTCGGCCGTAGATGAGCCGGATTGGCCTAAAACCCATGCTAGAGGAATATATACCTTttccaaaaaatatatatatacctttttttttctttttaacttttaagttttaataataattgcttaaatcatgaaaagactcttataattttttaatatcaataattaatttatcgtAAATCAGAACTTTATTTGTTGGTCAATAAATTATTGTGTACATAAAATGAAATTTGAACCCACCATAATTTGTTAAATAAATGAGTGAGCTAAATCATAAAAAGAGCTTTGAGCTTAGCCAAATTGTCATTATTCCTTAAACAGgtccaaagaaaaaaaaaatttaagaacgTTCTTTCACTATCCTTTTCCCTTTTTCCTATTTGATGCTGcattaatataattatgaatttaaaaGAACGAATGTAATTATATAACTGTGTAAAATGTTTTACACTGTAAGTACATCAACATTAAACTCTATAATTATATGCTTATTCAGATAAAGCGTTAAAAAAAGTTGTTACATTTTATCAAATAGAAACCAAAGGCTGTCAAAATAGTTATGCACTCACTACTAACTTGAAGAGCCACAATGCCAGTTACCTACCATGAACTAATAGAatctcttttgttttttatttaaaatattttgaactcaaacaagcaaaaccaatgTTTGCTTATAGTTAAAGCATCATATCCATCTCTATGAGCTTAGTAATACATTTGTCTTTTGACAAAAGCATACTTTTGTATGCACAAAATACTTGTGTAATGTAATTCTTTGGTGCATTATATGTAGATGAAAAATATCAAATTCAAGCATACAATGCATCATCATTTTCTCCACCTTTGAGATAtagaactaaaaaaaaaaaaaaattctcaccCTTGAGAagggaaacaaaaaaaatattaagaaataACCATTATTAGAACATAGATATCATAttacaaatcataaaaattCACCAAGGATTATTATTAACCTCCTTGAATGCTACAAGAGACCAAAAGGCTCTGGCAAATGCTCAAATCCATTATCAAATATGGGACCTTGATCACATTTGTCATCAGCACTATGAAGCCAATTTGTGTTCTTCAAATCTTCTTTGAGCAACAGTGCATCGTAACGCGAACTCTCGTAAATGTCGACTTCACTACTAAGTTTTGATGAGTATAGTCTTTCATCCACCTCTCTTCCTCTTACCATATGTATTCTGTTAACATCATTTCCAATATCCAGATTGGAGACTCCATTGGTATGCAGGGTGGTTCCATTCATGTTGACAGATGCCAGAGCACTCGAAACCCGGTGGCTCTTGGGAGTGGACGAAGGTCTAATGCTCTGAGGGAAGAGTGTGGTGTTTGACAGCGAACGATGATTTCCTGCGCCGTTCCTTATATCCTATTCAAGCGATAAATCAAATGGTGATTAAGTTTGGATTTGATATAACAAAATCAGAGGATTAATAGCTTATGGTGCAAAAATTTACTTTAAGGCATGTAGATAAAGCAACATGAAGGAACATGAGCTGAATGTGAAAAATCACATTGAGGGAGAAGATTTTAATATCATTTGGACCATGATTTTTACTCAAGGTATTTGATCCATGaataaaattttcaagaatCTGATAGTTTAACTCACTGTTAATGGAAAAATGTTTTTCATTTGCATCGAATGATACAATGCAATATCATTTAATGTAACTCGTCCTATTGTCATCTACTCTTTAGAAAGGTGTCAAAGAAAGCATGTAGTAGTAGCaatgtatcaaaattttaaactaaaccTTGAAACTGTTGGCATTGGTAATCTAagtaaattttgattttgattacTTTAATCATGCAGAACTGGAAATATAGAGAGTACGAAGTACAAACCATGTGCTTAATAGCCATATCTAAGGATTTCTTTGATATGGTCCTCCCAAACCCAGAGTTGTCTGTAGCAGTGGTAGTTGATGCCCTAACAGATCTCCTTGCAACGACTTCAGGTGGATGTTGGACTTTCCTAGGCTCAGGAACATCAGCATGGTGGCCATTGGTGCTGCCATAACTGCGAGTTCTCGCTGCAGGCTCTGTAGACCTCCCCCTACTCACAATCGGAGAAGAATGTCTTCTTGACACAGGAGCTGAAGCTTGAGCTTCAGAACTGTTTCCCTTCATGGTGACACTGCTGGGGCGAGACCTGCCTGCTGATACAGGCCTATCAGGCAATGTTGTTCTGAGATTTGGAGGTGTGTCGAGGGGAAAATCCGGGGGAACTATTGGTTGTGGTGGCTGCCTTACTCTTGGACTCGGCGAACTTGGCCTTGAAGATGGAGCTGAGTTTCTTCCACTAAGTGAAACACGTGAGGATGAAGTTAGATAAGATGATGTAGGAGAAGGGGATGGAGACAGAGATGGCATTGAGTTCCTTCTAGTAGGGGTAGAAGGCCTGGATAGTGATCGAGTTGGCGTAGGGGCCGAGGGAGAATGCAAATTTGTAGAAATATGAGGCCTAGAACTCGGTGTTGATGGCCTTGAGCTTTGTGTTGATGTTCTTTGTCTGTCAGCAGAGGAGGAGGAGGCTGTGGGGTTGTTAGAAACCGAGCGCACTCTGGAGGGAGTTGAAGGCCTAGAAGACGCTGCCGGGCGTGAGGAAGGAGTAGAAGGCCTAGCTGCGGACGAGGAGCGAGTTACAGGGGAGGATGGTCGGGAGGATGGTCGGATGTATGACGAAACTGAGGCAGAGCTTGTGTTGAGAATTGAGGTGGATCTGTTAGAGGAATAGGTGCTGTATTGTGAGTGTGAGTTTGAGACCGAAGGGCGTGTCACCGAACTGCTTCTTGCTGGTCTAGAGTGATTATTGTTCTCAGATTGTGAGACTGAGAGCTGAAAAATCATTATGAAGACTAATAAATATAACAGCATTTAGCTCACCATTAAAATATATCAAACATGTATAAGGTTGTGACCTAggataaataaataacaatcaCCAAGTGCATGTATACATGTAGGGAATGCCTAATAGATGATTTGGTTGCCATCCAATCAAATCCTTTCTTTTAGATGACCATTCAAATAGCCCATATATAAAAGTAGCTAACTTGTTTATGTATCAATTTATGATTGGATATCTTTGCATACAAATTAAATCTATGAAGAATGATTTGAGGGAACACATACCCTTGAGGCCTTTGTGGTAGAAGTTGATCTAGTCAAACTTCTTCTTGGAGGCACCGTGGTTGGTTGGAGCTCGCCTTCTGATGATGGAAAAACTGGTGTGCCGGGGGGAGTGAGAAGCCTAGTAAcataaaaacagagaaataattACAAATTGGGGCAACCAACTGAAAAAGTTGGAACTTTTTGAAGTTGCACTCTCATTTCTGAAGTTGAATACATATAAGCTGGCTCACTCTCCCCTGCTATTAGAAAATAAGGACTGGAACTCAAATCAACACACCCCATCCAATGGTGGAGAGAAGGAAGTTGACTGGGTATACATGGAAAGGTGGGAACAAGAAAATTTCTTTACATATAAAGCAAGCAACAACAATGTCATAATGATAGAACAAGAAGTCACAGATCCAGAATCAATATGTTCTCTCCATTAACTAGTGATTTCTCATCCACAGCCACAGAAACCTGAGAatcgacatgacgaagtcgatGCTTACCAGTCATAATCATGCTTTCCTACTTCTGTGGAAGACAATAGATCATCAATCCCATTTCTTGAAGGTTTTGGTGCTGCTCCTCCAAGTGAGAGCCTCCCCAGTTTCACGGAAACTACAAAATTCACAACTAATTATTcttaatacataattataaaatatatatagttataCAAATCAGTTAATCACTTCAAACAAAATAGCTGAAGCATACTTCAGATTTAGCACTTACCTAGTTAACAAcatatcaaatcaaataataagaaaggaaaattattattaattttcaatcacAATACATCCCTTTCACTCCCCAACATCAGTTCTTAAAAAGTTAAAACAATACAAAGAAAACAAACTAAAAGTGTTTTATGTTTAGAAAAAGAATCAGattcaaacaaaacaaaaacataataaacccataaacaaacaaaagattGTTCAGTGACACATTAATTGCAACAAAAAATACAGACAAAAAAGTGTCCATTCCCACATCCCCAAGTGCAAAACCAAAAACCaagaaacaaattaaaaaaaccaGTGTTCACACAATTCACATACCATCGGAGGAATCATCAGAGGAAGTCACAGAGAGGGTACGTCTGTTCCTggagaagagatccaagttatcttcattgttgttgttgttgttgttggaagCCATTCCATAACCATTCAAGCTTTGTCCTCTGCGGTGGTGATTCAATGACCCCAAAAGAGACTCTCTCACATTACTACTATTATAACTATTCCTCATCATTGGATTCATGTAACTAAGATCTAACAACTGAAACCAACATACTAACTAATCTACACTGTTTCAAAGTTCAAAGTGCAACACTCtcatcattcattcattcattgatTCAAGATTGGATTTGGATCTGTAACTATGTAGACTTTGTGTTTACTTAGCTTGGTTGTGTTATTCATTGATGTACCATTATTTTGTGTTAAGTTTCTCTTTGGCATTTCATCAGTTATGTGGTGTGTGTGTGtcagaaaataataaaaataataattaagaaaaatgaTGGAGTTGGGAGATGATACCCACATGGCTTCTAATTTGTGGACCCACCACCTTCCTCAGATCTCTCACACTCATCACTTTTATccaattaattttgtttttaaatttttctatttttttcttatttcccTTTCATTGATTTTGTTATTTTGTTGCTTCATTGATGATGAAGGATCAAGAAGGGATTTGTTGTTGGGAGAGACACATGCAAATTATACTAATCAAACTGTGCAAGTGTAACCATCCAGCACATGGCTTGGGTCATATCAATGCCAAATTCttatttaatagaaaaaaaaataataaattgaaaatttaagattaaattatattattgttataatcttaaaaatagtaaatattgaaaaacagaaaaataaaagatgtaaatgtaacttttttttcctttttttattcaatgataaaattatttagttactaaattagttatttatataaaatatacgttaaaatataaaatatgtattaaaaataagttaaataatatatatatatatatatattctaactAATTTAACAATTAATCTTTTGTATATACATAACATTTTTAATATACTGACTAATCATTTGTTaaattattgtaaatattttcaaTGAGTAAAATTATACATACATTTTTTAAATGTTCTTTGTTCTAAACGATAAATTAACTTTCAACGCTAGGTTGACCCCAGACAGCTTTCAACAACTCAACTATACTCAATGTAATATTTCACTTATAATTTAACAATAAGTTATGTTCTGTCTATACTAAAATCagctattaaaattaattattagtataaaatatatattaaaatataaatatatattaaaaataaattaaactacatatatatttatacataatacattaatggttaattttaatatataaataatatttttatttaaaaatatatataaaagtatacaaaattattttttaattattattcaatattaattaattttagaatttaaaacttataatttaaattacagagttaaatatttataatttagaatataaaacttaacgtaataatttttaaaatattaattaatgttggcgaaaaaaaattgattagcTAATATCCaatctattttattaataattagaTTTACATTGGCTAATACGACGAAGAACATGCGGATTTAAAATTCTTATAAAATACGGagacataatatatatatataatataaaatattttttagataaattgtaatgatattttaatattttattgatattaaaatataaattaattttttaattatttttaatatctttttttaattatttaaaatatttaaaatatttttttaataataattaataatataaattatttctAGACACATttcaaaaatacatattaattaaaaataagactAAATACACTGATATGTAATGATATTTAAGAGTGTTTAAGTAtgtccaaaattttttttaatttttattaaaatataaaagatacaTGTGTCGAATATATATTGATAAGTATCATATTTAAGATGCGTCGAACACGCGGACGCGCTTCATAGATATTTGATAATTGTctttttaacctttttttttccAATGCAATTATACTCCTGAATAATTGTCTCTATTATGgccttttaaaattttaaaatatatatatatatattgttacggcctggcccaatGACTCCCCGGGTCGACCCGACCCGATCTCCATCCGACCCGGTCATGCGCCCTTccaccgacccggacacgcgtcccgTACGGCTCACACGTAGCCATGGGACAGCGTCCTTGACGAAATGGGCCTGACCTCATGAGAGGCCCAGATCTGACACGTATATAAGGGGAAAGCTGGCTCttcccccaaggtacgtcacaTCCTTTCACCCTATCATTCTGCCCGCCTGCACAttgctgacttgagcgtcggagtgtctttgcaggtggcaccccccctcaTCATCTCTCCACGACCAGTGCTCGGCCACTCGACAACCCGCAAGCAGTGCGACCCAAGTTAAGGCGCCCTCACCCCTACATCTGTCCACCCGATCTGTTCGGAACCCGACTACTGAACATTGGCACCCCCCCTCATCATCTCTCCACGACCAGTGCTCGGCCACTCGACAACCCGCAAGCAGTGCGACCCAAGTTAAGGCGCCCTCACCCCTACATCTGTCCACCCGATCTGTTCGGAACCCGACTACTGAACATTGGCGCCATCTGTGGGGACCGTCTAAATGGAAGTCGTACTGGGTCCCGGCGACCAAGCTCGGGCAACCGGAGCGGAGGGGGCAGCCTCCGTCGCCTCGCAAGGGGGGCGGCGGAGGTCCCCCCATCGACACACGAGGACACGACCATTCGGAGGAACGGGCGGCGatagcgccataataatgcaagaGCTACGCCACAGAGTTCAGAACCTAGAACGGCAGCTTGCCGACCGGGAGCGGGATGGACGGTCTACCGATCCGAGCTATACCCCGTCTCCCGGGAGCGAGGAGGAAGACTCTCACCGAAGCCGCCCGCGGACGGAAGCGGAGAGCTCGCGGGAGGAGTCACCCATAATGAGGAGACGAAATGACACGATCATCTACTCCCGCGGCAGACCGACCCATCGAGCGACAAGAGGTCGCGAAGACGGAAGAACACGACAACCTGTGATAATGGGCGTCACCCCGTTCCACCGATCTATCCTCGAGGTCCGGCtgccgaaacacttcgacaagccaacggacatgaggtacgacggaACTCAGGACCCTCTAGAACACCTCACGGCCTTTGAGGCCAGGATGAATCTGGAAGGAGTAGGAGACGAAGTAAGATGCCGCGCCTTCCCGGTAACCCTAGCAGGACCAGCGATCagatggtttaacggcctccctCAAGGTTCCATCTACAACTTCTCGGACATCAGCCGTGCATTCCTGGCCCAATTTACAACGCGAATAGCAAAGGCCAAGCATCCTATCAACCTTCTAGGGGTAACCCAGAGACAAGGAGAGCCGACCAGGAGATACCTAGATCGGTTCAACGATGAATGCTTGGAGATCGACGGCTTAACCGACTCGGTGGCCAGTCTCTGCCTGACAaacggcctcctcaacgagaaCTTCCGAAAACACCTCACCACGAAGCCGGTTTGGACAATGCACGAAATCCAGACGGTGGCCAAGGAGTACATAAAcgacgaggaagtcagccgagtcgtggctgccaataagCGGCAGTACCGTTACGGCCAGGCTCGGCAGTCCGGTGGCGACGGTGAGAGAGCAAAAGAAAAGGCCAGGGAAGAGGCATCAAACAAAGCACCTAGGTCGTTCCCTCGAGTCGGAAAATTCACTAACTACACTCCACTCACCCTCCCCATCGTGGAAGTTTATCAACAAATAGCTGAGAAAGGAATTCTTCCGAAGCCTCGACCACTTAAGGACCGTACGGGAGGAAACAAGAACCTTTATTGTGATTACCATAAGGGATACGGCCATCAAACACAAGACTGTTTCGACCTGAAGGATGCACTAGAACAGGCgataagggaaggaaagctagcagcgTTCTCCCATCTCATCAGGGAGCCGAGAAGGCGTTATCGCGATCAAGACGAGGAAGGCAAGACA
This window contains:
- the LOC130973744 gene encoding flocculation protein FLO11: MNPMMRNSYNSSNVRESLLGSLNHHRRGQSLNGYGMASNNNNNNNEDNLDLFSRNRRTLSVTSSDDSSDVSVKLGRLSLGGAAPKPSRNGIDDLLSSTEVGKHDYDWLLTPPGTPVFPSSEGELQPTTVPPRRSLTRSTSTTKASRLSVSQSENNNHSRPARSSSVTRPSVSNSHSQYSTYSSNRSTSILNTSSASVSSYIRPSSRPSSPVTRSSSAARPSTPSSRPAASSRPSTPSRVRSVSNNPTASSSSADRQRTSTQSSRPSTPSSRPHISTNLHSPSAPTPTRSLSRPSTPTRRNSMPSLSPSPSPTSSYLTSSSRVSLSGRNSAPSSRPSSPSPRVRQPPQPIVPPDFPLDTPPNLRTTLPDRPVSAGRSRPSSVTMKGNSSEAQASAPVSRRHSSPIVSRGRSTEPAARTRSYGSTNGHHADVPEPRKVQHPPEVVARRSVRASTTTATDNSGFGRTISKKSLDMAIKHMDIRNGAGNHRSLSNTTLFPQSIRPSSTPKSHRVSSALASVNMNGTTLHTNGVSNLDIGNDVNRIHMVRGREVDERLYSSKLSSEVDIYESSRYDALLLKEDLKNTNWLHSADDKCDQGPIFDNGFEHLPEPFGLL